The genomic window TGATCTGCGAAGTGCTGGCCTTCAATTATGACTTCATCGAAAACCCCTGGCATGAAAATCCGTATCGTCCCTATGGCTTCTGGGAGCGCATGTTTTTAAAACTGTTTCTCGTAAAAAACCAGACCAGGAATTACGCCGACGAGATCATCAAGCAATTCATCGAAATGGAACAAACCCCGCCCTGGCAGTGGAAAAACGATACCATCGCGGCCGGCCCGATCAAAACCGGTCCTTTCTGGTGGCTCTGGAATGCCGGGGGTAAACTCCTCCTCGAATCGTACAACGATTATGCCATGGGCTATAAAAAAGGCGAGGGGATTTACGCCGTGATTTTTAAAACCGAAAAATCGGTGCCGGAAATTCTCGACGGCCTGGATAGTTACAAGGTTCTTGACCCCTGCTCGGGCAAGCCCTATGTCTGGAACGGGGAGAAGCAGGTCCTGTACAGCATCGGCACCGACCGGGTCGACAACGGCGGGACGTTCAACAAGGCAACAATGGCCACCGATGTCGTCCTACCTTGCGTACTGTATATCCGAGCCGAGTCCGGTCAACAGAAAAAGCGCTGATGGAATGTCGGGAGGTCGGCCTCCCGGCGCGAGTTTCTTTCGCTGCGAGAAGTCCGGCTGTTGAATGGGGGGGCAAAAGCGGGTAAAATGAGGGCATGCTGAAGAAAATCGTTTTCCCGGTCGCCGGCGTGGGGACGCGTTTTTTGCCCGCCACCAAGGAGGTCCCCAAGGAGATTCTGCCGATCATCGACAAGCCGCTGATCCAGTACGCCGTCGAGGAGGCGGCGCAGAGCGGATTTGCCGATTTCATCTTCATCACCGCTCCCGGCAAGGAGGCGCTGGAGCGCCATTTCGCCCCCAACCGCGAGTTGGACGATTTCCTCAAGCGCCACCGTAAGAGCCATTTGCTGGACGGGCTGCATGAGTATTACCGGAAGAATTTCACCTATATCCGCCAGCAGCAGGCGCTGGGCTTCGGCCACGCCATCTCCCTGGCCGAAGAAGCCGTCGGCAACGAGGCCTTCGCCATCTCCCTCCCCGACGACCTGATCCTGGCCGAGGAACCGGTCATGGCCCAGATGCGCCGGGTCTACGACAAATACCGCTGCCCGGTCGTCGCCTTCATGGAGGTTCCCCGCCACGACATCCCGCGCTATGGCATCGGTGCCGGCACCTTCATCGCCGACAAGGTCTTCGCGATAGAAAAGCTGGTGGAAAAACCGGCCGCGGCCGACGCTCCCAGCAACTTCGCCGTCATCGGCCGCTATATCCTGACCCCCGATATTTTCCCGCTGCTCAAGCAGATCAGACATGGCGCCGGGGCCGAGATCCAGCTGACCGACGCCATCGTCGCCTTGATGAAAAAACGCCGCCTGCTGGGCTATTTCTTCAGCGGCCGGCGCTTCGACGCCGGAACCACCCTGGGTTATATCGAAACCCTGATCCATGTCGCCCTGCAGCGTCCGGACACGCGGGACTTCACCCTGCGCCTCCTGCGCCAGATGGCTGCCGATGAAAAGATATGAGACCTTCGCCACCACGGCCGACGTGGGCGTCCGCATTTTCGGCCGTACCTTCGCCGAACTGTATGAAAATGCCGTGGCCGGGCTGAACGCCCTTCTCTTCGCCAGGAAAAAGGGGAAGCCGATCGAGATCGGGGCTTGCGGCTTCAGCTTCCGCGGCGACGGCGTCGAGAACGTTCTGGTCAACCTGCTGGCTGAAGTGTTGTCCCTGGTCTACCAGAAGAACAGGCGGGTGACGGCGGTGGCCTGCCGCCAGGCCGACGAACATTTCATCGACGCCGACCTGCTGCTGGCCAAAATCGACGAAGAACCGGAGCTCGACATCAAGGCTGTCACCTACCACAAGCTGCAGGTCGTTGAAACGGACGGGGTGAAAAGCGCCGCAGTGTTTTTCGACGTCTGACGCCGATGGCCGACCATTTCGAAAAGCTCTCCCCGTTCCACTGGCGTCTGGACAAAAATACGCGCAAGGACATGATGGCCGGCGCCGAGATTTTCGCTTCCGAACAGATCCTGCGCCAGGCGCAGGCCGACGCCTCCATCGAGCAGGTGGTCAACGTCGCCTGCCTCCCCGGCCTGACCGGGAATTCCCTGGCCATGCCCGACATCCATTACGGCTACGGTTTCTGCATCGGCGGCGTGGCGGCCTTCCCGGCCGACGGCGGCATCGTCCTGCCCGGCGGCGTCGGCTACGACATCAATTGCGGCGTGCGCCTGCTGGCCAGTTCCATCCCTGCCGAGGAGTTCGCCGCCGTGGCCGATGCGGTCGGCCATGCCATCCTGCAGCGCGTTCCCACCGGCCTGACTCCCCGCGGCATCCAGCCGCTGAACAAGAAGGATTTCCAGCGTGTCGTCGGCAGCGGCGTCAAGGAGATCGTGCGTCGCTTTGGCGGCGATGCCCAGGACATGCAATTCATCGAATCGAACGGCTGCCTGCCCTTCGACGCCCCGGGCGCCCTTGGCCCCCGGGCTTGCGAGCGCGGCGCCGCCCAGCTGGGCTCCCTGGGTTCGGGCAACCACTTCATCGAGGTCCAGGCGGTGGAGGAGGTTTACGATCCCGTCGCCGCCCGCTGCTTCGGGCTGGAACAGGGTCGCATCGCCGTCATGATCCACACCGGCTCGCGCGGCTTCGGCCACCAGGTCGCCTCAGACTATATCGAGACATTCCGCAAGCGCAACCTGGCCCGCCTGAAGCTGAAGGACCCGCAGCTGGTTTATGCCGACATCGCCTCGGCCGAGGGCCGCAACTACCTGCAGGCGCTCAATGCCGCCAGCAATTTCGCCTGGGCCAACCGCCAGCTGATCCAGGAAGAAGTTCTGGATATCCTGGAAAAGGCCTTGGGCATGGGCCGGGCCGGACTCGGGTTGCGCCTGGTGTACGACCAGGCCCACAACATCGCCAAATTCGAAGATCATGACGTGGGCGG from Candidatus Aminicenantes bacterium includes these protein-coding regions:
- a CDS encoding UTP--glucose-1-phosphate uridylyltransferase, translated to MLKKIVFPVAGVGTRFLPATKEVPKEILPIIDKPLIQYAVEEAAQSGFADFIFITAPGKEALERHFAPNRELDDFLKRHRKSHLLDGLHEYYRKNFTYIRQQQALGFGHAISLAEEAVGNEAFAISLPDDLILAEEPVMAQMRRVYDKYRCPVVAFMEVPRHDIPRYGIGAGTFIADKVFAIEKLVEKPAAADAPSNFAVIGRYILTPDIFPLLKQIRHGAGAEIQLTDAIVALMKKRRLLGYFFSGRRFDAGTTLGYIETLIHVALQRPDTRDFTLRLLRQMAADEKI
- a CDS encoding archease — encoded protein: MKRYETFATTADVGVRIFGRTFAELYENAVAGLNALLFARKKGKPIEIGACGFSFRGDGVENVLVNLLAEVLSLVYQKNRRVTAVACRQADEHFIDADLLLAKIDEEPELDIKAVTYHKLQVVETDGVKSAAVFFDV